The genomic DNA TGGTGCAAAGATATTGGTGGATATTGTGCAAGTAATTCAGCATAAACCTTTTTCAATGATGCCACATGAATGTGATGAGCATATAGATTTTGTTGTTTTTAGTGCTCATAAATGTTATTCTCCACTAAATGGAGGAGCTCTGGTAGGACCTAAAAAATTCTTTGAAAAATTTAATCCTGTACTATATGGCTCAGGTTCTACCAAATTTGTAAATGATAACAAAATACTATATGCAAACGTACCCCAACGTTTTGAAGCAGGATACCCAGAGTATTTTGGAACTCTTGCAATGGGAAAAGCACTGAACACTTTAAATAAAATTGGTCTAAACAGAATTTCAAAATACGAAAGAGAATTATTTTTATATGCTAAAGAAGAAATGAGTAAAATACCTAATATAATAATATATGGAGATAAATCAAATAATGTAATTATCCCAAATATATCTTTTAATATAAGTAATATGTATTACAAAGATGTAGCAAAATATTTAGTTGATAACTTTGGAATAGAAACTGGAGCTGGAGTAGTAGGTGCAGATATTTATGTACAAAAATTATTAGGTATAAATCCAAAAGAGGCATACGTCAGATTTATGAGGGAAAATCCTGTAGGTCTTGTTAGGATAAGCTTAGGAATGTACAATACTTTTGATGAGGTGGATAGCTTTATACATGCTATTAAAACTTTGGCTTTTAAATAAGCTTTTTCTATTCTTTTTTATCAATAAATAGAGAGTAGTTTTGTTTTCACAAAAAAGCAAATTATATCAACAGTCAATTTCATTAGCAATTAGACACTCATTTGTAACTATACAAACTATTTTACACTATACAAACAAAAAACTCATTACAATGAGTTTTTTTGTTTATATATGAGATTTATTTTAATTACTTCAATTTACTTTAATTACATATATGATTCAATTTTGTTTTTTAAATTCTCCTTAGGCATAAAACCTATTAATCTATCTACAGGTTTTCCATCCTTAAATATTAGCATAGTTGGTACTGTAGATACTTCAAATTTCTGAGCTAATTCTATACTTTGGTCTATGTCCACCTTCAAGAAGTTTGCTTTTTCAACCATCTCATTTCCTAAAGCTTCATATATTGGTGATAGCATCTTACAAGGTCCACACCAAGTCGCAAAGAAATCTACAACTACTAAACCATCTTTATTTTCTACTTCATTTATAAATTCATTATTATTTATTATTTTTACCATAATATACATCTCCTTTATTATCTTCTTGATATTAATATACTACGCCCTATATAACAGTTCAATTAGGCACTTTTTTGTAACCGCCTATTTTTAATAGGTTTAATATTATGATAAATAGATTTATAAGATTAAATATTTATAAGACTAAATATTTCTAATATATTTTATTTTTTTCTTAATATAGTTGACATTTTTTCCCTTAAATTATAAAATCAAATTAATAACTACATAGGTAGTTACTAATCTTTTATCAAAGGAGTTTCTATATGGATAATATAATTAATGAATTACAAAATATAGGATTTACTAAATACGAATCTCAAATATACATATCATTATTAAAGGAAAGCCCTTTAACAGGATATGAAATAAGTAAATTATCAGGTGTACCACAATCAAAAGTCTATGAAAATATAACAAAGCTATTAAACAATAATATAATTATCAATGTTGGAACTGACCCTATTAAGTACATACCAATAAACCCTAATGAATTATTAAAAAATAAGAAAAAAGAATTTGACAATTCTATGGATAATCTAAAGAATAGCTTACAGATATTAAATAAAAGTAAAAGTGTAGAATATGTTTTAAACATAAAAGGAGAAAAAAATATATTAAAAAAAGCAATAGAAATGATAAAAAATGCAAAACAAGAAATTATAATTTCTTGCCCTTATGAAGAAATTCTTGAATTAAAAAAAGAACTCCTAATTGCTTACAAAAAAAATATTAATATTGAAATACTACTTTTAGAAAACAAAAGTCTGAAAGGTCTTGATAATATTCATATTCATGGAGGTAATAAAACTACACTTGAAAATAAAATGCTTTACAAAGGAATTATTTTGATTGTAGATAATGATGAAATATTGACAGGAAACTTATCAGAAGGCAGTGAGGCCATTTCAATTTGGACAAAAAACTCTAACATTTTATATATTGGAGTTCAATACATAAAACATGAAATTTATATTTCAGAACAAATAAAAGGAGGTTATAAAAATGAACAAAATTAAGATTAAACAAGTTGATGCTTTTACAACTATACCTTTTGGTGGAAATCCTGCTGGTGTCGTTACTGATGCCTCTAACATTTCTGATGAAATTAAGCAGAATGTGGCTAAAGAAATGAATTTATCAGAAACTGCATTTGTTTCAGAGTCAAATATTGCAGATTTTAAAGTACAATTTTTCACACCAGGTTTAGAAGTTGATTTATGTGGTCATGCAACAATAGGTACTTTCCATGCACTTTTGGAAGAAGGGAAGCTTAATACTAATAAGAGTATATTTTATCAAGAAACAAAAGCTGGTGTATTATCTGTAGAGCTTAAGAAAATAAATAATGAAAATATATTTATGATGGAACAGAATACACCTGAATTTGAAAATTTAGATAATTGCAGAAAAGAACTTGCACAAATGATAGGTGTGCATGAAGATAGACTTCTTGAATATCCTATTATAAAGGTAAATACTGGACTTTGGTGGCTTGTATTTGGTCTAAAATCTTTAGATGATTTAAAAAATATCTCTCCAGATTTAAATAAAATCAAAAAATTTAGTGGTGATAATAATATAATTGGTATAACTCCATTTTGTATAGAAACTATAGATAAAAAGTGTGACTACCATTTAAGATCTATAGCACCATATGTTGGAGTTACAGAAGACCCTGTATGTGGAACTGGGAACGCTTGCGTATCATCTTATATAGTACATCACAATATTTTAGATAAAACTAGTTTTATTGGTGAGCAAGGTAACTTTATAAACAGACCTGGAAAGGTATATGTAAATATAACTAGAGAAAACAATGACATAACTTCTGTAAAAATTGGAGGAAGTGCTTATACTGTTTTAAGTGGTGAAATTATGTATTAATCCCATACCTAATAAAAACAAATAAAAATACTAGCTAACTAAAGCTAGTATTTTTATTTGTTATTTTTATTTAATAATCATACTCTAACAAATATTATAATTATATATATCATAATATTGTATTTAGAAGTAAAATTTTATTTTTATTATTAATTAGTTATAAATCAATCTAATACAACATAATTACAGTAGATTAACCTATAAAACATAATAATTGCTTACTAATTATTTATCATCCTCAACAAGTCTACTTAATGTCTTATCAGATAAGAATAATAATATCGCTGCAACAAATAGTATTACTGGAATTATAGTATATACTTTAATCATATCAAATTTAAGAGTAAATGCATATATATATCCATATCCTTTACCAGCTATAAAAGTAGCAAATGTCCATACTCCCATAAGAACACCTAGAAGCTTCTTAGGTGCATACTTACTTACAAAAGAGTTACCAAGTGGTGAGAATAACATTTCACCAAGACTTAAAAGAATACCAAACATGATTATCCATAGTATACTAGCTTTAGCAGTTTCAGGAGCTCCAACTCCTCTTGAAAATTCTGCACCAACAAGCATTAAGAATGCAAGACCTAAGAATATTAATCCAAGACCTGTCTTTTTAAATAAACTCATATCTCCTTGTGGTCTACTAGCAAGTTTAAACCATAATGCTCCAAGAACTGGTCCTAATACTATACATACAAGTGAATTTAATGAGTCAAACCAAGCAAGAGGAACATCAAATCCTCCAACATTCATGTTTACAAATGCTGCACCATAATCATAAACTGCAAGATAAGTTAGATACCAGAATACCCAGAAAATTACAGAGAAGAATGATATAAGTATAATAGCCCAAATTCTCTTCTTATCCATGCTTGTAAGAGGAGACTTATCTTTTTCTTCAATTTTTTCAGCAACTACACCTTCTTTAAAAGGTCTCTTTCCTGCATTCCCAAGGAATCTCCATCCATATATGAACCATATTGCACCTATTACACAAAGTACAGCTGCTATAAAGAAACATTGAGAAAATCCAAGTACACCATTTTTTGCAAATGTTTTAAGGTAAAGAATACCAACTGCTATAGTACCAATAAAAGAACCTATATTAACAAAAGAATACTGTACTGAAAATGCTGTATCAAGTTCTTCTTGACTATCAAAAAGCTGTCCATTTACCGCAGATACGTTACCTTTAAAGAATGCAGTACCAATTGAAACTAAGATTATCATTGCATTTACCATAGAAACTGTAGTTGCAATAGAACCAAGATAGTATCCTACTCCCATGATAAGCATACCTATAGGTATAGTATATCTAGCTCCTATCCATCTATCTGATATATATCCCCCAATTATAGGTGCAAGGTATGTGAATGCAACAAGGTTGGCTTGCATTATAGCAGCTTGTCCTTTATCTATTCCAAGACCACCATGAACTATAGCTGTTGTAAGGAATATATATATTAAGTACTTTGAAGCATAATATGCTGCTCTTTCAAATGAGAAAGTTGTTGAGCAGATATAAAATCCCATAGGAAATTTACCCTTCTTTTTTACTGTTGAGCTCATAATTTTAAATCCTTTCTTAATTGTATTTTTATTTTTTACGTTTTGTCCAAATTCTTTCTTTTATGAAAGATATAATATTATTATTTTGTAAAACAATTTGTAATTATTATTAAGATAATTGCGCATTTATTTGTAGAGTACATATTCTCATGGAATAAAATTAATACACTTCTTAATCATAAATTTAAATTATATAAATTCACTATTTTCAGATATAGTTATAAATTAATATATTCTCATCTAATACCATGAAAAAACCTTCGCCATATGCAATTCTTATTTTTTACGTGATAGTATTTTACAAACTAAAATCCCCCTTTTGTAGCAACTTATGTAATTACATTTTAGTGCTTTTTTAAAGGAGTCTCGAATAAAGCAACATATATTTTGTTCAAATAATGTTTTTATTTATTTTTTAAATTTATATATTACTTCACCCAACCAATTCTCAACTTAAATAACTAAACTACTATCTATTCACAGATTAGGCTTATTTCTTACACATTAGTTTATAATAAACACTGTGAATCTAAACATAAAAACTGTTATTTTAAAGTAATTACCCATATATTCGCTTTGATACTATTTATTGAGGTTATACTCTTTATGTATAATATATTATTTATAAAATACCTCAAAATATATTATTCATAAAATACCTCAAACTGAAAACTTTTTCACGAATATTTATTTTTCACCTCCCCTTTTTTATTTCACCATGTAAATCGTACCATAAATATGCACTTATATGCAAGAAAAAAATCTATTAATCGACAGTAAATAATTAGAAAAATTCAAATTATATTTATCAAGTATATTATATAAAATATTTCCTATGAAAATATAAATTAAATTAATGTTCAGAATTGTTTTTAGATATGAAATCTTGATTTTTTTATTACTTTACTTATTTGCTCAAATATATTTTTGTATGCAGTATATAATAATCAAATTATACACTTCTTATAACTGCATTGATTTGAAAATAATATTAATAATTAATAGAATAAAAAATTTAAATTAAATTTAAAAAAATTTGTTAAGTTGATTGAATACTTTTTTATGTATTTAATTAATTTTATAAATTCAATTATTTTCTAAATTTAGGTATGCTTTACTATATAAAAATGATTTTTTATCTTAATTTTCTAAATATAAGTGAATGCTATCATTTTAAGTATCTTATAAGCAATGTAACTATATATCTCTAATAACTACTTTTTTAACATGCTTAAACTATTTATAAGCTATTATATTTATGTATTAACCTAATAACTTTTTCACTAAAAAATAACAATCTATTCAAAGATAAACTATAGTACTTCTTCTACTTTGTTTCAATAAAATACTAAATAAATTTCGTACATTCACAATTTTTCAGGCTACACTATAAATATACAATATTTATCTTAGTTATAAGTTTAAGAATATTTTTAGTCTTATTTTGTCGAATATCTTTTTAATAAAACTTCATAATTCTAAGCATATTTTTACACTGTGTTTTCATGTACAAAAATAATGCTTACAAATAAACAACATAAATAAAACTTAAATAAGATGGATTCTATTCAACATAGTATCCATCTTATTCATTCAAAACCTAAAAGGATTTTTTATAATATTATATATTTTAAAATCTAAGTAACTCATTATAGTATCAATTTCACTTAAAGCTTACAATACACTTATTAATCTTGTTTTATATTAAAAACATCTACAATAACAATTTAAATCTTTAAGTGATATCCATCTCACACCTAAAGGAGTAGGCTCTCCGCACTATTCTGTAATTCTTCAATACAATCATTATTATTTTTTATATAATTTAATTATATATTTTATTTTACCAAAACCAGCATACATAAATAATACTTAAAATAGATTAAATAAAGGATACTAAAACACTTTATTGAGGTATATGACTTGAAATATATGAACTAACTTCATTAGGAGAAATATCTAAAATAGTTGCAAATTCTTCATTTAATAACCTTTCAGCTTCTTTCATTATATTATCATCTGCTTGATGTGTTTTTTTACCAATAGATTTTACATACTCTCTGTTATTATCTATACTTCTTACTAATTTTATTAACTCTTCACATTTACCACCTCTGAGTATTTTTTTAAATTGCTCACTTCTCAATTTTTCATTATCTATCCATGATGTATCCATATTAGGAATATCATTTATTAATGAAAGCACATTAATTTTAGAAAGTAACTTTCTCATTGGTACTTTTTCATTATCTACAGGAATTTTTATTACTGTATTATTAGAATAAATAGGACTCAATACATAATACTCTTTTTTTATTCCATTTGTAAATCGTTCATTTGTTATATCCATGACTTTGCAGACTCCTGTCATACCATACATTATATAATCATCAATCTTAAACAAAAACATCACCATCCTTAATAAAAAAAATAGTTTTGACAACTAAATCCACCTTGCCAAAACTATCTGCTATATATTATATTTTAACACATTTTAAGACTTAAATGTAAGTAAAACTTATATTATTAAAATTAAAAAATACATTAACCATTGATTAATGTATTTTTTAGATTTTTATAACAAGCATATCAAAATAAATTAATAAAGCTTATCTCCTGTGAATACCTATAAAATTGGTGCTTGGCTATTCATTGAGTACCCATCATTTCTTACATCATTTATTTCTAATATTTCATCATTTGTTTTAACCTTAGTAAGTTTTTTAACTGCTCCATAAGGTTCTTTTAATGAAATTTTATCTCCTCTTCCAGAAATAACCCATAAAATTTTATACCCTCTAGGTATTACTTGTAGTTTATTTTCACCTTTACCATCAGTAAAGTAGACTAACAAATTAATCTTTTTATTATTCGCATACTCAAAGACTGGAGAAAATCTAGTGCCTCCACCTATCCTAATTCTATCTTTTATATCTTTTTCAGTTCTCACTTTATATACACGTCTAATTTCATTATCACATTCTATAATTGTAATTTCATGATTATAGTTTTTCACTATACTAAGAACTTCTTTAATAGCTTGTTTAAACTCTTCATCACTAATACTTCCACTTACATCAAGTGCAACTGCTATTTCTGACTTATGACTTCTAAGTTCTCCCCTCAAATCTAAACGATTTGGTTGTCTTCTATTTCTTCTTGTTATAGTCTTCTTTTTATTATTTTCAACTGTTCCCATTATTCTATTAAGATATAAATTCCATGGCAATTCACCCTTACTATTTTTAAGTGATGATATCATACTTTCTAAATAAGCAGGAACTTTACCTTTTTGAGAACTGTTAATAAATTTTTCAGTAAATTCTCTAAGGGTATTTTCATCTATCTCATTGGATTCATCCCATATATCATGAGTTCTTTCGGGGCTATAATCAATTTCTATATCTCCATATTTATCACTATCATCTTCCTCACCATCTTCATCCACTTCCATCAAATCTAATTCAGTCTGAATCTTTTCTACATAATATTCAAAAGGTTCATATGGTTCAAGTTTTAAGGAATACTTTAAATTTACCCACTCTAAGGTAGTTGCATATGGTGGTAAATTGTTTAGAAATTTATTTACTACTATATCCATTGCCATATTAATTGCTAATGTACTATACTTTCCTTTTAACTCCTTTGCTCTCATCAAATGCATAGATAATATATGATGAATTTCATGTTTAATTGTAGTCTCCATTTGCTTTATGTCAAGCGTTAAAAAGATTATTGGATTAAAATATATAACATATTTAGCTCCCTTAAAATTCACACCTGTAGGACTACTTATATCAAATCTTATTTCTCTTGACATCTGAAACAAAAAATATCCATAAAAATTATCTTCTTCTTCCATAAGACTTAAATTCACTTTATCTACAAGACTAAAAAACTCATACTTAAAATCTTGTGGTATATCTATATCAAATTTCTCATTAGCACGATTTGCCTTTAGCATAGAATGAGTATTTATAATTTCACTTGCTTTATTATAAAGCTCTTTTGCTTGTTTATCAAAATAATTTTCCATACATTATCCCCTTATTAAACTATAAGATTCAAAATATGATTTTACAAACTCTTCATTTTCTATAGCTTTTTTATATACTTCAATATAACTGTTTCTAATATCCTTCATAATACCTATCATTAAATCTACAGGATACATTTTTAAAAATTCAATAAATCTATTAATATAGTGGTTTGATTCATATTTATCATTCTTAATATTTAATTCTAAGTCTTTTAGAATGTTCATAGCTGATAGATAAAGTCTTGTATGACTCTCATTTTTTACTCTTTCTACAATAGACTCATCAATAGATTCTCCTAAAAAAACATCTTCATAGGATATTAATGGTTCAGAGTTTGATTCAATAAAACTTATAAATTCTTCTGCAATAACTTTACCTACATTACCCTTTACAACATTTAAAAATACTGCTCTAGGAATAGAATTATTTTTTTCTTTATAAACTTTATAAATTTTAGATACTCTCTCATAACTTCTAGGAGTGGCTCTTACATCATCTTCATTTATTTTATGCAGATATTCTGGAAAAGTGGAAATAAACTCGATAACTTTTCTTTCAATACCCTCATCTATTGCCCATTTTATC from Clostridioides difficile ATCC 9689 = DSM 1296 includes the following:
- a CDS encoding aminotransferase class V-fold PLP-dependent enzyme, producing MQFMDVSKYIEGANLKVKTKNGETVKRIYFNNSATPLVLKNVIDNLNCEIPWLTYINAPGIISEKNTLKYENVRSTILKLIDGDEEKDSVIYVKNATEGINFLAKFFKDENPDKFVITTAMEHMANYLPFKVNFPTKVVGITEKGELDLCQLENIFKNYAGNVSLVTVTGASNVTGITTPIYEIARIAHKYGAKILVDIVQVIQHKPFSMMPHECDEHIDFVVFSAHKCYSPLNGGALVGPKKFFEKFNPVLYGSGSTKFVNDNKILYANVPQRFEAGYPEYFGTLAMGKALNTLNKIGLNRISKYERELFLYAKEEMSKIPNIIIYGDKSNNVIIPNISFNISNMYYKDVAKYLVDNFGIETGAGVVGADIYVQKLLGINPKEAYVRFMRENPVGLVRISLGMYNTFDEVDSFIHAIKTLAFK
- the trxA gene encoding thioredoxin, which gives rise to MVKIINNNEFINEVENKDGLVVVDFFATWCGPCKMLSPIYEALGNEMVEKANFLKVDIDQSIELAQKFEVSTVPTMLIFKDGKPVDRLIGFMPKENLKNKIESYM
- a CDS encoding ATP-binding protein — its product is MNFIDTLKSVDLILSTGEVPLIVGESGIGKTALANKLAKENDWSLIVIDGNLLKEGEIGGLPTIESYVGVNSNGYKTEKKTTVYAVHNKLREIDEEISKSKTVLLFIDEINRCEHTVQQELMNLILNREINGYKLHDDVKILAAMNPSSKYGSDFDYQVVDMDAAQENRFVWLNMESDHTQWIKWAIDEGIERKVIEFISTFPEYLHKINEDDVRATPRSYERVSKIYKVYKEKNNSIPRAVFLNVVKGNVGKVIAEEFISFIESNSEPLISYEDVFLGESIDESIVERVKNESHTRLYLSAMNILKDLELNIKNDKYESNHYINRFIEFLKMYPVDLMIGIMKDIRNSYIEVYKKAIENEEFVKSYFESYSLIRG
- a CDS encoding TrmB family transcriptional regulator, which gives rise to MDNIINELQNIGFTKYESQIYISLLKESPLTGYEISKLSGVPQSKVYENITKLLNNNIIINVGTDPIKYIPINPNELLKNKKKEFDNSMDNLKNSLQILNKSKSVEYVLNIKGEKNILKKAIEMIKNAKQEIIISCPYEEILELKKELLIAYKKNINIEILLLENKSLKGLDNIHIHGGNKTTLENKMLYKGIILIVDNDEILTGNLSEGSEAISIWTKNSNILYIGVQYIKHEIYISEQIKGGYKNEQN
- a CDS encoding PhzF family phenazine biosynthesis protein, with translation MNKIKIKQVDAFTTIPFGGNPAGVVTDASNISDEIKQNVAKEMNLSETAFVSESNIADFKVQFFTPGLEVDLCGHATIGTFHALLEEGKLNTNKSIFYQETKAGVLSVELKKINNENIFMMEQNTPEFENLDNCRKELAQMIGVHEDRLLEYPIIKVNTGLWWLVFGLKSLDDLKNISPDLNKIKKFSGDNNIIGITPFCIETIDKKCDYHLRSIAPYVGVTEDPVCGTGNACVSSYIVHHNILDKTSFIGEQGNFINRPGKVYVNITRENNDITSVKIGGSAYTVLSGEIMY
- a CDS encoding peptide MFS transporter, which gives rise to MSSTVKKKGKFPMGFYICSTTFSFERAAYYASKYLIYIFLTTAIVHGGLGIDKGQAAIMQANLVAFTYLAPIIGGYISDRWIGARYTIPIGMLIMGVGYYLGSIATTVSMVNAMIILVSIGTAFFKGNVSAVNGQLFDSQEELDTAFSVQYSFVNIGSFIGTIAVGILYLKTFAKNGVLGFSQCFFIAAVLCVIGAIWFIYGWRFLGNAGKRPFKEGVVAEKIEEKDKSPLTSMDKKRIWAIILISFFSVIFWVFWYLTYLAVYDYGAAFVNMNVGGFDVPLAWFDSLNSLVCIVLGPVLGALWFKLASRPQGDMSLFKKTGLGLIFLGLAFLMLVGAEFSRGVGAPETAKASILWIIMFGILLSLGEMLFSPLGNSFVSKYAPKKLLGVLMGVWTFATFIAGKGYGYIYAFTLKFDMIKVYTIIPVILFVAAILLFLSDKTLSRLVEDDK
- a CDS encoding VWA-like domain-containing protein, with protein sequence MENYFDKQAKELYNKASEIINTHSMLKANRANEKFDIDIPQDFKYEFFSLVDKVNLSLMEEEDNFYGYFLFQMSREIRFDISSPTGVNFKGAKYVIYFNPIIFLTLDIKQMETTIKHEIHHILSMHLMRAKELKGKYSTLAINMAMDIVVNKFLNNLPPYATTLEWVNLKYSLKLEPYEPFEYYVEKIQTELDLMEVDEDGEEDDSDKYGDIEIDYSPERTHDIWDESNEIDENTLREFTEKFINSSQKGKVPAYLESMISSLKNSKGELPWNLYLNRIMGTVENNKKKTITRRNRRQPNRLDLRGELRSHKSEIAVALDVSGSISDEEFKQAIKEVLSIVKNYNHEITIIECDNEIRRVYKVRTEKDIKDRIRIGGGTRFSPVFEYANNKKINLLVYFTDGKGENKLQVIPRGYKILWVISGRGDKISLKEPYGAVKKLTKVKTNDEILEINDVRNDGYSMNSQAPIL
- a CDS encoding CarD family transcriptional regulator translates to MFLFKIDDYIMYGMTGVCKVMDITNERFTNGIKKEYYVLSPIYSNNTVIKIPVDNEKVPMRKLLSKINVLSLINDIPNMDTSWIDNEKLRSEQFKKILRGGKCEELIKLVRSIDNNREYVKSIGKKTHQADDNIMKEAERLLNEEFATILDISPNEVSSYISSHIPQ